One stretch of Pirellulales bacterium DNA includes these proteins:
- a CDS encoding glycosyltransferase, whose amino-acid sequence MANPRFSICIPNFNYEKYLGRTIQSVLDQTFQDFEILVSDNASTDRSVEVVRSFAEPRIKLHVNQRNVGFAGNLDRAARMATGRFMIMLSSDDLMRRDALEVYARFFSTLGDQADATVISSNPEVIDPDDRVTGRVGIERAIWQDSDRDAELEHVCGGTTFKVEARPLLKRCLLTLKNPLFFACTCYPRALYERVEGYGGGRLINPDKWFNWKLLSAGRAAAFLDRPLFAYRVHPSNQNSLQTATAALKYMTDQYVSTLEIDNAWLKEVGLERPDVERAFVEYDVARHGLATLARGERARARRMLTFGQAVYPWHMRGNRRARALRVLLALGPLGQAIAAGAYRRYRAGAGEESNGQ is encoded by the coding sequence ATGGCAAATCCGCGTTTTTCGATCTGCATTCCGAACTTCAACTACGAGAAGTACCTCGGCCGCACCATTCAGAGCGTGCTCGATCAGACGTTCCAGGACTTCGAAATTCTGGTTTCGGACAACGCCAGCACCGACCGTTCCGTCGAGGTCGTCCGGAGTTTCGCCGAGCCGCGGATCAAGTTGCACGTCAACCAGCGCAACGTCGGTTTCGCGGGCAATCTCGACCGCGCTGCCCGGATGGCCACCGGCCGGTTCATGATCATGCTCTCGTCGGACGACCTGATGCGCCGCGACGCGCTGGAGGTTTACGCCCGCTTTTTCTCCACCCTGGGCGACCAGGCCGACGCGACCGTGATCAGCTCGAACCCCGAGGTGATCGACCCCGACGATCGCGTCACCGGCCGGGTCGGCATCGAACGGGCCATCTGGCAGGACAGCGATCGCGACGCCGAGCTCGAACACGTCTGTGGCGGCACCACGTTCAAGGTCGAGGCGCGCCCCCTGCTCAAGCGCTGCCTGCTGACGCTCAAGAATCCGCTGTTCTTCGCCTGCACCTGCTATCCCCGCGCACTCTACGAACGGGTCGAAGGCTACGGCGGCGGCCGGCTGATCAATCCGGACAAGTGGTTTAACTGGAAGCTGCTCAGCGCGGGCCGCGCGGCGGCGTTTCTCGATCGCCCGCTGTTCGCCTACCGTGTGCACCCCAGCAATCAGAACTCGCTGCAAACCGCCACGGCCGCGCTCAAGTACATGACCGATCAATACGTCTCGACGCTGGAGATCGACAACGCCTGGCTCAAAGAAGTCGGGCTCGAGCGCCCCGACGTCGAGCGGGCGTTCGTCGAATACGACGTCGCCCGGCATGGGCTGGCCACGCTGGCCCGGGGCGAGCGCGCCCGGGCGCGCCGGATGTTGACCTTCGGCCAGGCCGTCTATCCCTGGCATATGCGCGGCAACCGCCGGGCCAGGGCCCTGCGCGTGCTGCTCGCGCTGGGCCCCCTGGGCCAGGCGATCGCGGCCGGGGCCTATCGCCGCTACCGTGCCGGCGCAGGCGAAGAATCCAACGGTCAATAA
- a CDS encoding polysaccharide deacetylase family protein — protein sequence MAMRPPIVIFYHQLVERPRRDHYFLTNALTPEQFRRSMEQLRAGWHVLSMDEMCRIWQGDRRWPPRSVVVTFDDGFKNNLWAAQILHELGLSATFFVLAGVIETDFVPWYLRFAHALSTRRRDACDGRLGAVDFRNRLESRRWSRAAKNTLLSLPPAERDAALDELTAALDCPPWDRADRDLQYFTGADLREMRRLGQTIGCHSWSHDNLARCNADERQHEVVASGEALSRHLGEPVTVFSYPDGRYNDAVVELASRHYQLAFAANPHVSAADAWRYPRRHAGSELAPILAPWFPLRRRAVGWIKWTLGER from the coding sequence ATGGCCATGCGACCACCGATCGTCATCTTCTATCACCAGTTGGTCGAGCGTCCGCGCCGCGACCATTACTTCCTGACCAACGCGCTCACGCCCGAGCAGTTTCGCCGCAGCATGGAGCAATTGCGCGCCGGCTGGCACGTGTTGTCGATGGACGAGATGTGCCGGATCTGGCAGGGCGACCGGCGCTGGCCGCCGCGCAGCGTCGTGGTCACCTTCGACGACGGCTTCAAGAACAACCTCTGGGCCGCGCAGATTCTGCACGAGCTGGGCCTCAGCGCCACGTTCTTCGTGCTGGCCGGCGTGATCGAGACCGATTTCGTCCCCTGGTATCTCCGCTTTGCCCATGCCCTCTCCACCCGGCGGCGCGATGCCTGCGACGGCCGGCTGGGGGCGGTCGATTTCCGCAACCGGCTCGAGAGCCGTCGCTGGTCCCGGGCCGCGAAGAACACGCTGCTGTCGTTGCCGCCGGCCGAGCGCGACGCGGCGCTCGACGAATTGACCGCGGCGCTCGACTGCCCGCCCTGGGACCGCGCCGATCGCGACTTGCAGTATTTCACCGGGGCCGACCTGCGCGAAATGCGCCGCCTGGGCCAGACGATCGGCTGCCACAGTTGGTCCCACGACAACCTGGCCCGCTGCAATGCCGACGAACGCCAGCACGAAGTCGTGGCCTCGGGCGAGGCGCTGAGCCGGCATCTGGGCGAACCGGTCACCGTGTTCAGCTACCCCGACGGCCGCTACAACGATGCCGTGGTCGAGCTGGCCTCGCGGCATTATCAACTGGCCTTCGCGGCCAACCCGCACGTCTCGGCCGCCGACGCCTGGCGCTATCCGCGCCGCCACGCGGGCAGCGAGCTGGCGCCGATTCTCGCGCCCTGGTTCCCGTTGCGGCGGCGCGCGGTCGGTTGGATCAAGTGGACGCTCGGCGAGAGGTGA
- a CDS encoding beta-lactamase family protein codes for MRRRNRSIALVTICLFCIGLRAERGLAQRAAPEAYDQLARAAYEKLHPPGLSVAVVVAGEQVFASGYGLADLENDVPCTAQTVYRIASISKPIAAIAVLQVVEQGRAALDDSITNFVPEFPAKPEGPVTLQRLLTHTSGIRHYKPGEFEQTRHYDTLAAAIEIFKDDPLLFAPGTRFSYTTYGYNLLAGVIEHTAHQSFGDYLHERVFAPAGMTSSRLELQGELVPRRARQYVRGADQRWQNAPFVDLSIKWAGGGVISTVEDLCRLHVALESGKLLKPESIALMQTPATTLAGQPLEYGLGWNIATDKQGRTWVSHSGGTTGGTSFLLRCPDQRCAVAVIANGGNVEGLPGLARRLALTALSAGGTAPADEP; via the coding sequence ATGCGCCGGCGCAACCGATCCATCGCGCTCGTTACGATCTGCTTGTTCTGCATCGGGCTGCGGGCAGAGCGCGGCTTGGCGCAGCGTGCCGCGCCCGAAGCCTACGACCAACTGGCCCGGGCGGCGTACGAAAAGCTGCACCCGCCAGGCCTTTCGGTGGCCGTCGTGGTGGCCGGCGAACAGGTGTTTGCGTCGGGCTACGGCCTGGCCGACCTCGAGAACGACGTACCCTGCACTGCCCAGACCGTCTACCGCATCGCTTCGATCTCCAAGCCGATCGCGGCGATCGCCGTATTGCAGGTCGTCGAGCAGGGCCGTGCCGCGCTGGACGACTCGATCACGAATTTTGTCCCCGAATTTCCGGCCAAGCCCGAGGGCCCCGTAACGCTGCAGCGTTTGTTGACGCATACCTCGGGTATCCGCCATTACAAGCCGGGCGAGTTCGAGCAGACGCGACATTACGACACCCTGGCCGCGGCCATCGAGATCTTCAAAGACGATCCGTTGCTGTTTGCGCCCGGCACGCGCTTTTCATATACGACCTACGGCTACAACCTGCTCGCGGGCGTCATCGAGCACACCGCCCACCAGTCGTTCGGCGATTATCTTCACGAGCGCGTATTTGCGCCCGCCGGGATGACCAGCTCGCGCCTGGAGCTGCAAGGCGAGCTTGTACCCCGCCGGGCACGGCAATATGTCCGCGGGGCCGATCAGCGCTGGCAGAACGCGCCGTTTGTCGACCTCAGCATCAAATGGGCCGGCGGCGGCGTGATTTCGACCGTCGAGGACCTGTGCCGGCTGCACGTGGCGCTCGAGTCGGGCAAGCTGCTCAAGCCCGAGTCGATCGCGCTGATGCAAACGCCTGCGACCACGCTCGCCGGCCAGCCGCTGGAATACGGCCTGGGCTGGAACATCGCCACCGACAAACAGGGGCGCACCTGGGTCTCGCATTCGGGCGGCACGACCGGGGGTACTTCGTTCCTGCTGCGCTGTCCCGACCAGCGTTGCGCCGTGGCGGTGA